A region from the Thermoplasmatales archaeon genome encodes:
- a CDS encoding pyrroloquinoline quinone biosynthesis protein PqqE, with translation MANTNADRNIVVDSTLIYKVYSLYSNKYYLFMEITEGKLHFQNSGAQNGIQENLGRYLGALGSMLKSRMFTHTPFFLAHAMTFGCNSRCKSCTYWKNTPRMKEDLSTEGVFQLLDDAYDAGMRGYYMFGGEPLIRRDIGKITDYAKEKGFITVMNTNGSFLEKKAEELKNLDFAFVSLDYYNVYDDIIRGRPGTFNEVMKGIAKLKEIGMTKVSLVTTISTLNWGSMRKMSELSKSLGVGISFNSVEQSLDFGQTDENSTPNFQIGLSNEKLHEFYQTLLDLKREGYPLMETERVLEDYVVGKPWTCHFPKMFVYVTPDKQVYNCDYTYAYDLKKGSFKDYFHSNAFADYARKSESCNRCVRTCVRGYSYTYSFFPRQIMGLAGEARNLFNKEPENPSHTVLDGKATTGSTGPNA, from the coding sequence TTGGCTAATACAAACGCTGACAGGAACATTGTCGTGGACTCAACACTTATATATAAGGTATATTCATTATATTCTAATAAGTATTATTTATTTATGGAAATTACAGAGGGGAAATTGCATTTCCAGAATTCTGGGGCACAGAACGGTATTCAGGAGAACCTTGGAAGATACCTTGGTGCACTGGGGTCCATGCTGAAATCCAGAATGTTTACTCATACCCCGTTTTTCCTTGCTCATGCAATGACTTTTGGCTGCAATTCCAGGTGCAAGAGCTGCACTTACTGGAAGAACACACCACGGATGAAGGAGGACCTGTCAACGGAGGGCGTATTTCAGCTCCTCGATGACGCTTATGATGCCGGTATGCGCGGGTATTATATGTTTGGCGGAGAACCTCTTATAAGGAGAGATATTGGAAAGATAACAGATTATGCAAAAGAGAAAGGTTTCATTACAGTTATGAACACCAACGGTTCATTCTTGGAAAAAAAAGCAGAGGAACTGAAGAATCTTGATTTTGCTTTCGTGTCCCTGGATTATTATAATGTCTATGATGACATAATACGGGGAAGGCCCGGAACCTTCAATGAGGTAATGAAAGGCATAGCAAAGCTCAAGGAAATTGGCATGACAAAGGTATCACTGGTAACGACAATCAGTACGCTGAACTGGGGTTCCATGCGTAAAATGTCAGAGCTTTCAAAATCACTCGGAGTCGGAATTTCGTTCAATTCAGTAGAGCAGTCACTTGATTTCGGCCAGACTGACGAGAACTCCACGCCAAATTTCCAGATAGGCCTAAGCAACGAGAAACTACATGAGTTTTACCAGACCTTGCTTGACCTGAAGAGAGAAGGATATCCATTGATGGAAACTGAACGGGTACTTGAGGACTACGTTGTGGGAAAGCCATGGACATGCCATTTCCCGAAGATGTTTGTTTACGTCACGCCAGACAAGCAGGTTTACAACTGTGACTATACATACGCGTACGACCTGAAGAAGGGGTCATTCAAGGATTACTTTCATAGCAACGCCTTCGCTGACTATGCAAGAAAATCTGAGTCTTGTAACAGATGCGTGAGGACTTGTGTTAGGGGTTATTCATACACATACAGCTTTTTCCCGCGCCAGATAATGGGACTGGCGGGCGAAGCACGGAATCTTTTCAATAAGGAGCCCGAGAATCCTTCACATACGGTACTGGATGGCAAAGCAACTACCGGTAGTACCGGGCCAAATGCCTGA
- a CDS encoding hypothetical protein (putative conserved protein related to pyruvate formate-lyase activating enzyme), translated as MKRMSGGSAYSGKLPLGCQLCAKGGKMVLFVSGICDAKCFYCPLSEPKKMKDVMYADEMPLKNMKDAIYEAKMISATGTGITGGDPLKYYQRTSEYIKILKEEFGVEHQIHLYTISGTQKAIETVAKAGLDEIRFHPPEEIWSMMDRSIFKDRIKWSRDNGMSVGIEVPSLPGRVKDTEDLIEFARKMDLDFINLNELEFSETNYANLLGRGYEIKNDYESGATGSQALAINMVRQFPDFTVHYCSSAFKDGVQLKNRLKRRAKNVARDIDVITKDGTIIRGIIEGAEVTEMREKLLALGMSAESIHVNPVKKRLEVPPWMLEDLKDSIDYEMYEVEEYPTWDALEVERVKI; from the coding sequence ATGAAGAGAATGAGCGGAGGTTCAGCCTATAGCGGTAAACTTCCACTTGGATGCCAGTTATGCGCGAAAGGCGGAAAGATGGTCCTGTTCGTTTCCGGGATATGCGATGCAAAGTGCTTCTACTGCCCGCTATCAGAACCTAAGAAGATGAAGGACGTAATGTACGCCGATGAGATGCCGCTCAAGAATATGAAGGACGCCATATATGAAGCGAAAATGATCAGTGCCACGGGAACTGGGATAACTGGTGGTGATCCTCTGAAGTATTATCAGCGGACTTCAGAATACATCAAGATACTAAAGGAAGAATTTGGTGTAGAACATCAAATTCACCTCTATACTATCAGCGGAACGCAGAAAGCAATAGAGACTGTTGCAAAAGCCGGCCTTGACGAGATCAGGTTTCATCCCCCGGAGGAGATCTGGTCCATGATGGACCGATCAATATTCAAGGATCGAATTAAGTGGTCAAGGGATAATGGAATGAGCGTCGGAATAGAGGTACCAAGCCTTCCAGGGAGGGTAAAGGATACCGAGGACCTTATAGAGTTCGCCAGGAAAATGGACCTTGACTTCATAAACCTTAATGAACTGGAATTCTCCGAAACTAACTATGCAAATCTCCTTGGCAGAGGATACGAGATAAAGAACGATTATGAGTCCGGTGCCACGGGGAGTCAGGCATTAGCCATAAACATGGTCAGGCAATTCCCTGATTTTACGGTGCATTACTGCTCATCAGCATTCAAGGATGGAGTGCAGCTGAAGAACAGGTTGAAGAGAAGGGCAAAGAACGTTGCACGTGACATAGATGTGATCACGAAGGACGGGACCATCATCAGAGGTATAATAGAAGGCGCTGAAGTCACAGAAATGCGCGAGAAGCTGCTTGCTCTTGGGATGAGCGCTGAAAGTATACATGTAAACCCGGTCAAGAAGAGGCTTGAGGTCCCGCCATGGATGCTTGAAGACCTCAAAGATTCCATAGACTACGAAATGTATGAAGTGGAAGAATACCCAACATGGGACGCCCTTGAAGTAGAGAGAGTCAAAATCTAG